The Chryseobacterium aureum genome contains a region encoding:
- the surE gene encoding 5'/3'-nucleotidase SurE — MERPLILVTNDDGITAPGIRNLVSFMNEIGEVVVVAPNSPQSGKGHAITINSTLSYEEVTLDGPQTDFSCSGTPVDCVKMALDKILTRRPDIVVSGINHGANSSINVIYSGTMSAAVEAGVEGIPAIGFSLLDFSWEADFTQAKEYIQNIVRRTLENPMPKGIVLNVNIPKLPAEEIKGVKVCKQAHAKWEESFDERINPHGKKYYWLTGYFNNMDDSEDADETALANGYISIVPVKFDLTAYEYMKTLEEVMTFDDVKEAK; from the coding sequence ATGGAAAGACCACTTATCCTGGTGACTAATGATGACGGAATTACAGCTCCTGGTATCAGAAATCTTGTCAGTTTTATGAATGAAATAGGAGAAGTAGTAGTTGTAGCACCCAACTCTCCTCAAAGTGGAAAAGGCCACGCTATTACCATCAATTCTACCTTAAGCTATGAAGAAGTAACGCTGGACGGACCGCAGACTGATTTTTCATGCAGCGGAACTCCCGTAGACTGCGTAAAAATGGCTCTTGATAAAATTCTGACAAGAAGGCCCGACATTGTTGTTTCCGGAATCAATCACGGAGCTAATTCGTCTATCAATGTCATCTATTCAGGAACCATGTCTGCTGCGGTAGAAGCCGGTGTGGAAGGTATTCCCGCTATAGGATTTTCCTTACTGGATTTCAGCTGGGAAGCAGATTTTACTCAGGCTAAGGAATATATACAGAATATTGTTAGAAGAACATTGGAAAACCCAATGCCAAAAGGAATTGTCCTGAACGTTAATATTCCAAAACTTCCGGCTGAAGAAATAAAAGGAGTGAAAGTGTGTAAGCAGGCTCATGCCAAATGGGAAGAAAGCTTTGATGAAAGAATCAATCCGCATGGTAAAAAATACTACTGGCTGACCGGATATTTTAACAATATGGATGATTCTGAAGATGCTGATGAAACAGCTTTGGCAAACGGGTATATTTCTATTGTTCCTGTAAAATTTGACCTTACCGCTTACGAATACATGAAAACACTGGAAGAGGTAATGACTTTCGATGATGTAAAAGAAGCAAAATAG
- a CDS encoding lmo0937 family membrane protein, which produces MKSLLWLVAVICIVVWLLGMLGIVPGMSTGYLIHVLLVIAIIVILYNIISGRKPLD; this is translated from the coding sequence ATGAAAAGTTTACTATGGTTAGTCGCAGTCATCTGCATCGTTGTTTGGCTATTAGGAATGTTAGGAATAGTTCCGGGAATGAGCACGGGATATTTAATTCACGTTTTATTAGTCATTGCTATTATTGTTATTCTTTACAATATCATTTCTGGCAGAAAGCCCCTTGATTAG
- a CDS encoding carboxy terminal-processing peptidase: MWKNFKLNKFLLLIPLTSLMFCFNSPKNDDEKMQTIMVSVKNTLSYLHYSPKTFNDAYSKDVYKHYFELVDPAKRYFLQSDMDEFSKYETKLDDFIGQGDLTFYKLTIDRLYQRADEIDKITQDIFSKPINLQEDETFTLEPKQKKVPANKQEQYNEWKKFIKYNILQEVESMNSKEEAQKEKKDSVQKYKLKDTIKFKPLTQDEKIKKATDEVKDLLKDIFTRSKKRKKMDWFTVYMNAYTEVFDPHTNYYSPKDKEDFDTQFTGKVIGIGALIQEKKGYLYLGALTIGAPAWKSKQLSEGDKILKVKSKPKEDAVNVVGMLSDEAVRLIRGEKGTPVTLTVQKKDGTIKDVTMIREEVAIEDTFARSIVVNTPNGKKYGFINLPSFNADFENAKGRNASDDIKNEIIKLKEQNIEGIILDLRNNGGGSLTEVGDIMGLFMEAGPYVQVKDGNGKIQTLKNKNETPIWTGPLVIMQNELSASASEILAGVMQDYGRAMIIGSPQSFGKGTVQTFVDLNRFLNTEDDFGSLKLTIQKFYRITGESTQRKGIVSDIQMKDFFTYAEVGERYDDYALAWDKISPTKFQKLNYFNIQALEKASAARMAKNSNYQLLLESAQWREKLDKEENITLNINKFNELMKNRKSQIEKFKALTKFENGLQFMMYPSEIEREKKDEAFKKKSEMWIKNLKKDLYLQEAMNIVSDMGAKS, translated from the coding sequence ATGTGGAAAAATTTCAAACTGAATAAATTTTTACTTCTTATTCCATTAACCAGTCTGATGTTTTGTTTCAACTCGCCAAAGAATGACGATGAAAAGATGCAGACCATTATGGTGAGTGTAAAAAACACACTTTCTTATCTGCATTATAGCCCAAAGACCTTTAATGATGCCTATTCGAAGGACGTTTACAAGCATTATTTCGAATTGGTAGATCCTGCCAAAAGATATTTTCTGCAATCTGATATGGATGAATTCAGCAAGTACGAAACGAAACTTGACGACTTTATCGGGCAGGGAGATCTTACGTTTTATAAGCTTACCATTGACAGGCTGTACCAGAGAGCGGACGAGATTGATAAAATTACGCAGGATATATTCAGCAAACCCATCAATCTTCAGGAAGATGAAACGTTTACTTTAGAACCCAAACAAAAGAAAGTACCTGCTAATAAACAGGAACAGTATAATGAGTGGAAAAAATTCATCAAATACAATATCCTACAGGAAGTTGAGTCGATGAACAGTAAAGAAGAAGCTCAGAAAGAAAAGAAAGATTCTGTTCAGAAGTACAAATTAAAAGATACCATCAAGTTTAAGCCTCTTACTCAGGACGAAAAGATAAAAAAAGCGACTGATGAAGTAAAAGATCTTTTAAAAGACATCTTTACAAGATCCAAAAAGAGAAAGAAAATGGATTGGTTTACTGTCTATATGAATGCTTATACAGAAGTATTTGATCCCCATACGAACTATTATTCTCCAAAAGATAAAGAAGATTTTGATACCCAGTTTACCGGAAAAGTAATTGGTATCGGAGCCCTGATTCAGGAGAAAAAAGGATACCTTTACTTGGGAGCTCTTACTATTGGTGCACCGGCATGGAAGTCTAAGCAGCTTTCTGAAGGTGATAAAATCCTGAAAGTGAAGTCTAAACCGAAAGAAGATGCAGTAAATGTGGTGGGAATGCTTTCCGATGAAGCCGTACGACTCATCAGAGGAGAAAAAGGAACACCCGTTACGCTGACGGTTCAGAAAAAAGACGGAACCATTAAAGATGTAACCATGATCCGTGAAGAAGTAGCTATTGAAGATACTTTTGCAAGAAGTATTGTTGTGAACACTCCCAATGGAAAAAAATATGGTTTCATCAACCTTCCAAGCTTTAATGCAGATTTTGAAAATGCCAAAGGAAGAAATGCTTCTGATGATATCAAAAATGAAATTATTAAGCTGAAAGAACAGAATATTGAAGGTATTATTCTGGACCTTAGGAATAACGGAGGAGGATCATTAACTGAAGTAGGAGATATTATGGGGCTTTTCATGGAAGCTGGTCCATACGTTCAGGTAAAAGACGGAAACGGAAAAATACAGACGCTTAAGAATAAAAATGAAACTCCAATCTGGACAGGTCCGCTTGTCATTATGCAAAATGAGCTTTCAGCTTCAGCTTCAGAGATCCTTGCAGGAGTAATGCAGGATTACGGAAGAGCGATGATCATAGGATCTCCGCAGTCTTTTGGAAAAGGTACTGTTCAGACTTTTGTGGACCTGAACAGATTCCTGAACACAGAGGATGACTTCGGATCATTAAAGCTTACGATCCAGAAATTCTACAGAATTACAGGAGAATCTACACAGAGAAAAGGAATTGTTTCAGACATTCAGATGAAAGATTTCTTTACTTACGCGGAAGTAGGAGAAAGATATGACGATTATGCTTTAGCGTGGGATAAAATTTCGCCTACAAAATTCCAGAAGCTGAATTACTTCAATATCCAGGCACTTGAAAAAGCAAGTGCCGCAAGAATGGCTAAAAACAGCAATTACCAGTTACTGTTAGAATCCGCCCAGTGGAGAGAAAAACTGGATAAAGAAGAAAACATCACGTTGAATATTAATAAATTCAATGAGCTGATGAAGAACAGAAAGTCTCAGATTGAAAAGTTCAAAGCTTTAACTAAATTCGAGAATGGTCTTCAGTTTATGATGTATCCAAGTGAGATTGAAAGAGAGAAAAAAGATGAAGCTTTCAAGAAAAAATCTGAAATGTGGATCAAGAATCTGAAAAAAGATCTTTATCTGCAGGAAGCAATGAATATTGTATCAGATATGGGAGCGAAATCCTGA
- a CDS encoding superoxide dismutase family protein, translating to MKVQTLALLAGFTFLAVSCGTTKTYSVNAKSGTQTGGTAKFTQNGNEVTMKLDITNLTPGIHAVHIHEKGDCSAADGTSTGGHWNPSKNDHGKWGAEHFHMGDIGNLVADQSGTATLTFKTDKWCLGCTDESKNIIGKGLIVHAAADDFHTQPTGNAGGRVGCVEIK from the coding sequence ATGAAAGTACAAACATTAGCACTATTGGCTGGATTTACATTTTTAGCTGTTTCCTGCGGAACCACAAAAACGTATTCTGTAAATGCCAAAAGCGGAACACAGACAGGGGGAACTGCGAAGTTTACTCAAAACGGGAATGAGGTAACCATGAAACTGGATATTACCAATCTTACCCCCGGAATTCATGCCGTACATATTCATGAAAAAGGAGACTGCTCTGCAGCAGACGGAACCTCCACAGGAGGCCACTGGAATCCTTCCAAGAATGATCACGGTAAGTGGGGAGCCGAACACTTCCATATGGGAGATATAGGAAACCTGGTGGCTGACCAGAGCGGAACGGCTACATTGACTTTCAAAACAGACAAATGGTGTCTGGGCTGTACAGACGAGTCTAAGAACATCATTGGAAAGGGCCTTATTGTGCACGCCGCAGCAGATGATTTCCATACCCAGCCTACCGGGAATGCCGGAGGAAGAGTGGGATGTGTAGAAATTAAATAA
- a CDS encoding 4'-phosphopantetheinyl transferase family protein, whose translation MIILYTFISEAKHHSVLDRYLPDFSLETKKDILRYRRWQDAQLSLLGKVLLRYGLKTHYHISEPEVGILSNKKPYLKGHHLHFNISHSKDLVVCAIAEYPLGIDIEFTDSQVNCLDFKFQMTDNELKEIDTCEDKTEAFFTYWTRKEAVIKAHGAGMMLPLNSFEIIKDECIIEGKSFFTKEIFIHEDYHSYIASSDHSVKDDKPLIIHFEAEV comes from the coding sequence ATGATTATTCTGTATACATTCATCAGCGAAGCAAAACATCACTCTGTTCTGGACAGGTATCTGCCTGATTTTTCTCTGGAAACTAAAAAGGATATTCTGAGATACAGAAGATGGCAGGACGCCCAGCTTTCTTTACTGGGGAAAGTTCTTTTACGGTATGGATTAAAAACGCACTACCATATTTCTGAACCTGAAGTAGGGATACTTTCGAACAAAAAACCTTATTTAAAAGGACATCATCTTCATTTTAATATATCGCATTCTAAAGATCTTGTGGTCTGTGCCATTGCAGAATATCCCTTAGGAATTGATATAGAATTCACTGATTCCCAGGTGAACTGTCTTGATTTTAAATTTCAGATGACGGATAATGAGTTGAAGGAAATTGATACCTGCGAGGATAAAACAGAGGCATTTTTTACCTATTGGACGAGAAAAGAGGCCGTAATAAAAGCCCATGGAGCCGGAATGATGCTTCCACTGAATTCTTTTGAAATCATAAAAGACGAGTGTATCATTGAAGGAAAAAGTTTTTTTACCAAAGAGATTTTTATCCATGAAGACTATCACAGCTATATTGCTTCTTCAGATCACAGCGTAAAAGATGACAAACCGCTTATCATACATTTTGAAGCAGAAGTTTAA
- a CDS encoding AraC family transcriptional regulator, with amino-acid sequence MKTIQYIDSHIDMNLSLERVSEVGAYSPFHFHRIFKLVTGETLQNYIIRKKVEKSALYLAVHKEMEIKDIYWDLGFSNHSVFCKTFKKYYGLAPTEFRRSAPEKFHRILQKQSRNGQTDTVFSQYIGNIENLLNWTRMNLKIEVKEMPEMNLASVMSLGITNVEPSFNILIDWVQKKNIFPREHVKMMSVYHDSCKITPLDKVRIHASMLLEEKLMQQEGEVFPETLEGGKYIVGRGEVTLNDFEQCWVSLFLWMNENHYSIRKTFPYEIYHTNFKEHPEGKMTVDFCIPVH; translated from the coding sequence GTGAAGACAATTCAGTACATTGACAGCCATATTGATATGAATTTATCTCTGGAAAGAGTTTCAGAGGTAGGTGCTTATTCTCCGTTTCATTTTCATAGGATATTTAAGCTGGTTACAGGAGAAACCCTTCAGAACTATATCATCAGGAAGAAAGTAGAAAAAAGTGCTCTTTATCTGGCCGTTCATAAGGAGATGGAAATCAAAGATATCTATTGGGATCTTGGATTCTCCAATCATTCCGTTTTCTGCAAAACATTCAAAAAATACTATGGCCTGGCACCTACGGAATTTCGAAGATCGGCTCCGGAAAAATTTCATAGGATTTTACAAAAACAAAGCCGGAACGGACAAACAGATACCGTTTTCAGCCAATACATTGGCAACATCGAAAACCTGTTAAACTGGACCCGTATGAACTTAAAAATTGAAGTAAAAGAAATGCCTGAAATGAATCTGGCATCCGTCATGAGCCTTGGAATAACCAATGTAGAACCGTCTTTTAACATCCTGATAGACTGGGTACAAAAGAAAAATATTTTTCCGCGGGAGCATGTTAAAATGATGTCTGTTTATCATGACAGCTGCAAGATAACACCTCTGGACAAAGTCAGAATTCATGCCTCCATGCTGTTGGAAGAAAAACTGATGCAGCAGGAAGGAGAAGTATTTCCCGAAACCTTAGAGGGTGGAAAATACATTGTTGGAAGGGGAGAAGTCACGCTTAATGACTTTGAGCAATGCTGGGTTTCCTTGTTTTTATGGATGAATGAGAACCACTATTCTATAAGAAAAACCTTTCCCTATGAAATCTATCACACCAATTTTAAAGAACATCCGGAAGGAAAAATGACCGTGGATTTCTGCATCCCGGTTCACTAA
- a CDS encoding TonB-dependent receptor has protein sequence MKTQGQNLLFLLFLLTSVMGYSQVKISGKVSFKNKGVAEVNVTLKDTYDGTTTDAQGNFTFETSEKGTHIITFTHPKYENIERSVSIENQDVSLNVDLKEQISEIDAVVVSAGSIEASDKKRATALLTPIDIYTTAGADGQISSALTYLPGVQKVGGTEGLFIRGGTGTESKIFMDGSLINNYFSNSVPGIAGRDQFNTSLFKGNIFSSGGYSALYGQALSGALMLESVDLPDETSYNFGISPIFLNAGFQKLGDHKNYSYGATAGYSLLSLMQKVFKFNTDFVEAPQGFNGDLNFRFKTKSGGFFKYYGMFNSNKMGVRSESLEPGYDFSLVKLNGKNTFHNLSFRQKFGKYLLNVGGSYSYNRSDLHFSTETNDIESSRSQLLTDGNYLNFKAVLERKINRISAVRGGIELNNTDENLNFEAVQKHYKDLISSAFVETDLGFSNALSAKIGVRAEHSSFLGKNNIAPRFAIAYRLAKDWTTSFAYGLFYQNPESKYINGPANLGFQKSQHYIFQVQRASEGRTLRFEAFYKKYDQLIKTFNVTPDKEQNQQIQTALNNDGYGFAKGLEFFWRDNKKTFENIDYWISYSYLDSKRDFLNYPVSLQPGFAAQHTLSAVAKRFIPEWKLGVNLSYTYAKGRPYYDIASTFDNGKAINYTRNEGRLKDYNALNFSINYLPNIGKKDAKSFPVFVLSVSNILGSKNVYGYNFSADGSRSSAIVPPVNTFVFIGAFISFGVDKTDDAINNNL, from the coding sequence ATGAAAACACAAGGACAAAACCTGCTCTTTCTGCTTTTCCTGCTCACTTCCGTTATGGGATATTCCCAGGTGAAAATATCAGGAAAAGTATCCTTTAAAAATAAAGGGGTAGCAGAAGTAAACGTAACACTGAAAGATACCTATGATGGTACTACAACTGATGCCCAGGGTAATTTTACATTTGAAACCTCAGAAAAAGGAACTCACATAATTACTTTTACCCATCCGAAATATGAAAATATTGAAAGGTCAGTTTCCATTGAAAATCAGGATGTTTCTTTGAATGTTGATCTTAAAGAGCAGATCAGTGAGATTGATGCCGTAGTGGTTTCAGCAGGATCTATTGAAGCCAGCGATAAAAAAAGAGCCACTGCCTTGCTTACCCCCATTGATATTTATACAACGGCAGGGGCCGACGGGCAGATTTCTTCAGCATTGACCTATCTTCCGGGAGTGCAGAAAGTAGGAGGTACGGAAGGTCTGTTCATCCGCGGAGGTACCGGAACGGAATCTAAGATCTTTATGGACGGAAGCCTTATCAACAACTATTTCTCTAATTCTGTTCCCGGAATTGCAGGAAGAGACCAGTTCAATACTTCTCTTTTTAAAGGAAATATATTTTCAAGTGGCGGATATTCTGCATTGTACGGGCAGGCTCTTTCTGGAGCCTTGATGCTGGAAAGTGTGGATCTTCCGGATGAAACGTCCTATAATTTTGGAATTTCACCTATTTTCCTGAATGCCGGATTTCAGAAGCTGGGAGACCATAAGAACTATTCCTACGGAGCTACAGCAGGATATTCTCTTCTGAGCCTGATGCAGAAGGTGTTCAAATTTAATACAGATTTTGTAGAAGCGCCGCAGGGTTTTAACGGAGATCTGAATTTCAGATTCAAGACAAAATCAGGAGGCTTTTTTAAATATTACGGCATGTTCAATTCCAATAAAATGGGGGTAAGATCAGAAAGTCTTGAGCCCGGATATGATTTCAGCCTGGTAAAGCTTAACGGTAAAAATACCTTTCACAACCTGTCTTTCAGACAAAAATTCGGGAAATACCTTCTGAATGTGGGCGGTTCGTACTCATATAACAGATCAGATCTTCATTTTTCTACAGAAACCAATGATATTGAATCCAGCAGAAGCCAGCTTCTGACGGACGGAAATTATCTGAACTTTAAAGCCGTTCTTGAAAGAAAAATTAACAGGATCAGTGCAGTAAGAGGAGGGATTGAATTGAATAATACCGATGAAAACCTAAATTTCGAAGCAGTACAGAAGCATTATAAGGATTTAATTTCTTCTGCTTTTGTAGAAACAGATCTTGGCTTCAGTAATGCATTGTCTGCAAAAATAGGGGTAAGAGCAGAGCATTCTTCCTTTTTAGGAAAAAACAATATTGCGCCTCGTTTTGCTATTGCTTACAGACTTGCAAAAGACTGGACCACATCATTCGCTTACGGACTTTTTTATCAGAATCCGGAAAGTAAATACATCAATGGGCCTGCAAACCTTGGCTTCCAGAAATCCCAGCATTATATTTTCCAGGTTCAGAGGGCTTCAGAGGGCAGGACTTTACGTTTTGAGGCATTTTATAAAAAATACGACCAATTGATCAAGACATTTAATGTTACACCGGATAAAGAGCAAAACCAGCAGATTCAAACTGCATTAAACAATGATGGATACGGATTTGCAAAAGGACTGGAGTTTTTCTGGAGAGATAATAAAAAGACATTTGAAAATATCGATTACTGGATCAGCTACTCATACCTGGATTCCAAAAGAGATTTTCTGAATTATCCTGTAAGCCTGCAGCCAGGTTTCGCAGCTCAGCATACGCTTTCTGCAGTAGCTAAAAGATTTATTCCGGAATGGAAACTTGGGGTGAATTTATCTTATACGTATGCAAAAGGACGTCCCTACTATGATATTGCTTCTACATTTGATAACGGAAAAGCAATTAATTATACCCGGAATGAAGGCAGATTAAAAGATTATAACGCATTGAATTTCAGTATCAATTATCTTCCGAATATTGGTAAAAAAGATGCAAAATCGTTTCCGGTATTTGTATTGAGTGTCAGCAATATTTTAGGATCGAAGAACGTGTATGGTTATAATTTTTCTGCGGACGGTTCCAGAAGCTCAGCCATTGTGCCGCCAGTCAATACTTTTGTCTTCATAGGAGCATTTATAAGTTTCGGGGTAGATAAAACGGATGACGCCATCAATAATAATTTATAA
- a CDS encoding histidine kinase, which produces MKRKNFIVLCWVSLAVSMFFFFVFTEEKNVENFLYTILISFIYSFVLGGGNGLLNSFLNKKIPWSEATTQRAVISIISIIVTNFVLVYFCNYMNFVVIQKTATTEEFFLGKYNFLNWFTINIALLISAFLHAKSFMEELKKTSRKEVVEQKLIAKSANAQFESLKNQLDPHFLFNSLNVLSSLIDENPQQAQKFTASMSKIYRYVLEQKDKELVTVEDEIEFAKTYCELLKTRFEDSVDFTFDVNKEDYQKYVVPLALQLLLENCIKHNFATSSKPLIIRIFSDGNTLCIENNLQVREQIKESSGIGLANIVQRYSLLTERNVFIEKSENHFKVKLPVLLVKPKISSEETEGDSAAYKRAQMRVKEMKKFYSSLITYCIIIPFLFFVNLFTSKGEYWFWYPALVWGLVLAFRAFKIFGIGESWQEKKIREIMNKQKK; this is translated from the coding sequence ATGAAACGGAAAAACTTCATCGTACTATGCTGGGTATCGCTTGCAGTCTCTATGTTTTTCTTTTTTGTCTTTACAGAAGAAAAAAATGTTGAGAACTTTTTGTATACCATACTCATTTCTTTTATTTATTCCTTTGTACTGGGTGGAGGAAACGGATTGCTGAACAGCTTTCTTAATAAAAAAATCCCTTGGTCTGAAGCGACTACCCAAAGAGCGGTTATAAGTATTATTTCCATTATTGTAACCAATTTTGTACTGGTCTATTTTTGTAATTATATGAACTTTGTCGTTATTCAAAAAACGGCTACTACGGAAGAATTCTTCCTTGGTAAATATAATTTCCTCAATTGGTTCACCATCAATATTGCGCTTTTGATTTCTGCTTTCCTTCATGCTAAAAGTTTTATGGAAGAGCTGAAGAAAACTTCCAGAAAAGAAGTGGTGGAGCAGAAGCTTATTGCCAAATCTGCAAATGCCCAGTTTGAAAGTTTAAAAAACCAGCTGGATCCGCATTTCCTCTTTAATTCATTGAATGTTTTAAGCTCTCTGATTGATGAAAATCCCCAACAGGCACAAAAGTTTACGGCTTCAATGTCAAAGATTTACCGCTATGTACTTGAACAGAAAGATAAAGAGCTGGTAACCGTAGAAGATGAAATAGAATTTGCCAAAACCTATTGTGAGCTTTTAAAAACCAGGTTTGAGGACAGTGTAGATTTTACTTTTGATGTCAACAAAGAAGACTATCAGAAATATGTGGTTCCGCTGGCTTTGCAGCTGCTGCTGGAAAATTGTATCAAGCACAATTTTGCAACATCATCAAAACCTTTGATCATCAGAATTTTTTCAGACGGGAATACGCTATGCATAGAAAATAACCTTCAGGTGAGAGAGCAGATCAAAGAAAGTTCCGGGATAGGGCTTGCCAATATTGTACAGCGTTATTCCCTGCTTACTGAGCGAAATGTTTTTATAGAAAAATCAGAAAATCATTTTAAAGTAAAACTGCCGGTACTGCTGGTTAAGCCGAAGATTTCCAGTGAAGAAACTGAAGGCGATTCCGCGGCCTACAAAAGAGCACAGATGAGGGTGAAGGAAATGAAAAAGTTTTATTCCAGCCTGATTACCTACTGCATTATTATTCCCTTTTTATTCTTTGTGAATCTTTTTACCAGTAAAGGGGAGTACTGGTTCTGGTATCCGGCACTGGTCTGGGGATTGGTTCTGGCTTTCAGGGCTTTTAAAATCTTCGGAATCGGAGAATCCTGGCAGGAAAAGAAAATCAGAGAAATTATGAACAAGCAAAAAAAATAA
- a CDS encoding 2TM domain-containing protein, whose product MMERFDENDIEYQRARRQVDQLRGFYGHLFAYVAVNAMIVVYNAMHLKPGESYFQFKNFFTATFWGIGLAAHAITVFLPRVGFIKNWEADKIKELMEKQKDH is encoded by the coding sequence ATGATGGAAAGATTTGACGAAAATGATATTGAATATCAGCGAGCCAGAAGGCAGGTAGATCAATTACGGGGCTTTTACGGGCATTTATTTGCTTACGTTGCCGTAAATGCGATGATTGTGGTGTACAATGCTATGCATTTGAAGCCTGGCGAAAGCTATTTCCAGTTCAAAAACTTTTTTACGGCCACTTTTTGGGGAATAGGCCTGGCTGCACATGCCATTACCGTGTTCCTGCCACGTGTGGGTTTTATCAAAAATTGGGAGGCTGATAAGATTAAAGAACTGATGGAAAAACAGAAAGACCATTAA
- a CDS encoding methyltransferase family protein, whose product MNTLSTLFYISMAAWFLTEWLYKNILKSGKEDQKNKDKYTLNLLWLAIPFSIISSTIISYNTHVPIADGSWILYLGELFILIGIIVRYIIIRSLGKYFTVDVTIRQDHKIKKEGFYKYLRHPSYAFSLLTSLGLGLYLNNWLSLIFAFVPPFLAFAYRIKVEEQALVEQFGEEYIEYRKTTKKLIPFIY is encoded by the coding sequence ATGAACACCTTGTCAACTCTATTCTACATTTCAATGGCTGCGTGGTTCCTCACAGAATGGCTTTACAAAAACATACTGAAATCCGGAAAAGAAGATCAGAAGAACAAAGATAAATATACCCTTAATCTTCTATGGCTGGCCATTCCTTTTTCAATCATTTCCTCTACCATCATCTCTTATAATACTCATGTTCCGATTGCAGATGGTAGCTGGATTCTTTATTTAGGAGAACTTTTTATTCTTATCGGGATTATTGTCAGGTATATCATCATCAGATCATTGGGAAAATATTTTACGGTAGATGTTACCATCAGGCAGGATCATAAAATAAAAAAAGAAGGGTTTTACAAGTATCTGAGGCATCCTTCCTATGCTTTCTCTCTTTTGACCTCTCTGGGGCTTGGGTTGTATCTCAACAACTGGCTGTCATTAATCTTTGCTTTTGTCCCTCCGTTTTTAGCTTTCGCCTACAGGATTAAGGTTGAAGAGCAGGCTTTGGTAGAACAGTTCGGAGAAGAATATATTGAATACAGAAAAACCACAAAAAAACTGATTCCGTTTATCTATTGA
- a CDS encoding 2TM domain-containing protein gives MEILPNKETIAYRKASRRVKELKEFYGNLTSYCLVIPFLAIVNLLTAPGYLWFLWPALGWGVGIAFHAVSVYGIGKSWEERKIKELMEKEEKARIKTF, from the coding sequence ATGGAAATTTTACCAAATAAAGAGACTATTGCGTACAGAAAAGCATCTCGAAGAGTAAAAGAATTGAAAGAATTTTATGGGAATCTTACTTCTTACTGTCTGGTGATTCCCTTCCTTGCCATAGTAAACCTTTTGACGGCTCCCGGGTATTTATGGTTTTTATGGCCGGCCCTGGGATGGGGTGTAGGAATTGCATTTCATGCTGTAAGTGTATACGGAATCGGTAAAAGCTGGGAAGAAAGAAAAATAAAAGAGCTGATGGAGAAGGAGGAAAAAGCAAGAATAAAAACATTTTAA
- a CDS encoding 2TM domain-containing protein, which translates to MDYQTACTRTRNIKKFYRSIFIFVIVAVIIAPDSFFDEKNIRIQLFDRYTILGLWGLILLIKAIKLFIFDSEWERDMIEKELQKEKRPIDY; encoded by the coding sequence ATGGATTATCAAACTGCCTGCACAAGAACCAGGAACATTAAAAAATTCTACAGAAGCATATTTATATTTGTGATAGTTGCCGTTATCATCGCACCTGATTCTTTTTTTGACGAGAAAAACATCAGAATTCAGCTGTTCGACAGGTATACAATACTGGGCTTATGGGGTCTTATCCTTCTTATCAAAGCGATAAAGCTGTTTATTTTTGATTCCGAATGGGAAAGAGATATGATTGAAAAAGAACTCCAAAAAGAGAAAAGACCAATAGATTA